A genome region from Nicotiana tabacum cultivar K326 chromosome 13, ASM71507v2, whole genome shotgun sequence includes the following:
- the LOC107788914 gene encoding L-idonate 5-dehydrogenase-like isoform X2 → MGIREHISTDDAENTITEEENMAVWLLGIKTLRIQPYSLPPLGPYDVKIQIKAVGICGSDIHHFKNMRVANFVVKRPMVLGHECAGIVEQVGSQVKSLMIGDRVALEPGISCRQCYLCKDGRYNLCRQMKFFGSPPTNGALANQVVHPADLCFKLPDNVSLEEGAMCEPLSVGVHACCRAKVGPETKIIIIGAGPIGLVTMLSFAKDLGADEIIKVSSNDVEDEVGQICNAMGGPVDMSFDCVGFNKTLSMALQATHAGGKVCLVGLGQSEMTLPLSSAAAREVDVIGIFRYRNTWPLCIELLRTGKIDVKPLITHRYRFTQEGVEEAFETSSRGGNAIKVMFKL, encoded by the exons ATGGGGATCAGGGAACATATATCAACTGATGATGCAGAAAACACTATAACAGAAGAAGAGAACATGGCAGTTTGGCTTCTTGGTATCAAAACACTTCGAATTCAACCATATAGTCTCCCACCTCTTG GTCCTTATGATGTCAAGATTCAAATAAAAGCTGTGGGTATATGTGGAAGTGATATCCATCATTTCAAG AATATGAGAGTagcaaatttcgtggttaaaagGCCGATGGTACTTGGGCATGAGTGTGCTGGAATTGTAGAGCAAGTTGGTAGCCAGGTGAAGTCCCTGATGATCGGGGATCGCGTAGCTTTGGAGCCTGGTATTAGTTGCAGGCAGTGTTACTTATGCAAAGACGGTCGCTACAATCTCTGCCGTCAAATGAAATTCTTTGGCTCTCCTCCAACTAATGGTGCTTTAGCCAATCAG GTGGTACATCCTGCAGATCTGTGTTTTAAATTACCAGATAATGTAAGCTTGGAGGAAGGGGCAATGTGTGAACCTCTGAGTGTTGGTGTTCATGCTTGTTGTCGTGCCAAGGTAGGTCCAGAAACCAAAATAATCATTATAGGTGCAGGACCTATCGGCCTTGTCACTATGCTATCTTTCGCCAAAGACCTTGGTGCTGATGAGATCATTAAAGTTTCTTCCAAT GATGTGGAAGATGAAGTGGGACAAATATGCAATGCAATGGGAGGTCCTGTGGATATGAGCTTTGATTGTGTTGGTTTTAACAAGACTTTGTCTATGGCTCTGCAAGCCACCCATGCTGGTGGTAAGGTTTGCCTCGTTGGATTAGGCCAAAGCGAGATGACTCTCCCTCTTTCTTCAGCTGCTGCAAG GGAGGTGGATGTCATAGGCATTTTCAGATATAGAAATACATGGCCACTCTGCATTGAACTTCTCAGAACTGGTAAAATAGATGTGAAGCCTCTCATAACCCACAGGTATAGGTTTACTCAAGAGGGGGTCGAAGAAGCCTTTGAGACCAGTTCTCGCGGTGGAAATGCCATCAAGGTCATGTTCAAACTATAG
- the LOC107788914 gene encoding L-idonate 5-dehydrogenase-like isoform X1, with translation MGIREHISTDDAENTITEEENMAVWLLGIKTLRIQPYSLPPLGPYDVKIQIKAVGICGSDIHHFKNMRVANFVVKRPMVLGHECAGIVEQVGSQVKSLMIGDRVALEPGISCRQCYLCKDGRYNLCRQMKFFGSPPTNGALANQVVHPADLCFKLPDNVSLEEGAMCEPLSVGVHACCRAKVGPETKIIIIGAGPIGLVTMLSFAKDLGADEIIKVSSNVQDVEDEVGQICNAMGGPVDMSFDCVGFNKTLSMALQATHAGGKVCLVGLGQSEMTLPLSSAAAREVDVIGIFRYRNTWPLCIELLRTGKIDVKPLITHRYRFTQEGVEEAFETSSRGGNAIKVMFKL, from the exons ATGGGGATCAGGGAACATATATCAACTGATGATGCAGAAAACACTATAACAGAAGAAGAGAACATGGCAGTTTGGCTTCTTGGTATCAAAACACTTCGAATTCAACCATATAGTCTCCCACCTCTTG GTCCTTATGATGTCAAGATTCAAATAAAAGCTGTGGGTATATGTGGAAGTGATATCCATCATTTCAAG AATATGAGAGTagcaaatttcgtggttaaaagGCCGATGGTACTTGGGCATGAGTGTGCTGGAATTGTAGAGCAAGTTGGTAGCCAGGTGAAGTCCCTGATGATCGGGGATCGCGTAGCTTTGGAGCCTGGTATTAGTTGCAGGCAGTGTTACTTATGCAAAGACGGTCGCTACAATCTCTGCCGTCAAATGAAATTCTTTGGCTCTCCTCCAACTAATGGTGCTTTAGCCAATCAG GTGGTACATCCTGCAGATCTGTGTTTTAAATTACCAGATAATGTAAGCTTGGAGGAAGGGGCAATGTGTGAACCTCTGAGTGTTGGTGTTCATGCTTGTTGTCGTGCCAAGGTAGGTCCAGAAACCAAAATAATCATTATAGGTGCAGGACCTATCGGCCTTGTCACTATGCTATCTTTCGCCAAAGACCTTGGTGCTGATGAGATCATTAAAGTTTCTTCCAATGTACAG GATGTGGAAGATGAAGTGGGACAAATATGCAATGCAATGGGAGGTCCTGTGGATATGAGCTTTGATTGTGTTGGTTTTAACAAGACTTTGTCTATGGCTCTGCAAGCCACCCATGCTGGTGGTAAGGTTTGCCTCGTTGGATTAGGCCAAAGCGAGATGACTCTCCCTCTTTCTTCAGCTGCTGCAAG GGAGGTGGATGTCATAGGCATTTTCAGATATAGAAATACATGGCCACTCTGCATTGAACTTCTCAGAACTGGTAAAATAGATGTGAAGCCTCTCATAACCCACAGGTATAGGTTTACTCAAGAGGGGGTCGAAGAAGCCTTTGAGACCAGTTCTCGCGGTGGAAATGCCATCAAGGTCATGTTCAAACTATAG
- the LOC107788914 gene encoding L-idonate 5-dehydrogenase-like isoform X3 yields MGIREHISTDDAENTITEEENMAVWLLGIKTLRIQPYSLPPLGPYDVKIQIKAVGICGSDIHHFKNMRVANFVVKRPMVLGHECAGIVEQVGSQVKSLMIGDRVALEPGISCRQCYLCKDGRYNLCRQMKFFGSPPTNGALANQVVHPADLCFKLPDNVSLEEGAMCEPLSVGVHACCRAKDVEDEVGQICNAMGGPVDMSFDCVGFNKTLSMALQATHAGGKVCLVGLGQSEMTLPLSSAAAREVDVIGIFRYRNTWPLCIELLRTGKIDVKPLITHRYRFTQEGVEEAFETSSRGGNAIKVMFKL; encoded by the exons ATGGGGATCAGGGAACATATATCAACTGATGATGCAGAAAACACTATAACAGAAGAAGAGAACATGGCAGTTTGGCTTCTTGGTATCAAAACACTTCGAATTCAACCATATAGTCTCCCACCTCTTG GTCCTTATGATGTCAAGATTCAAATAAAAGCTGTGGGTATATGTGGAAGTGATATCCATCATTTCAAG AATATGAGAGTagcaaatttcgtggttaaaagGCCGATGGTACTTGGGCATGAGTGTGCTGGAATTGTAGAGCAAGTTGGTAGCCAGGTGAAGTCCCTGATGATCGGGGATCGCGTAGCTTTGGAGCCTGGTATTAGTTGCAGGCAGTGTTACTTATGCAAAGACGGTCGCTACAATCTCTGCCGTCAAATGAAATTCTTTGGCTCTCCTCCAACTAATGGTGCTTTAGCCAATCAG GTGGTACATCCTGCAGATCTGTGTTTTAAATTACCAGATAATGTAAGCTTGGAGGAAGGGGCAATGTGTGAACCTCTGAGTGTTGGTGTTCATGCTTGTTGTCGTGCCAAG GATGTGGAAGATGAAGTGGGACAAATATGCAATGCAATGGGAGGTCCTGTGGATATGAGCTTTGATTGTGTTGGTTTTAACAAGACTTTGTCTATGGCTCTGCAAGCCACCCATGCTGGTGGTAAGGTTTGCCTCGTTGGATTAGGCCAAAGCGAGATGACTCTCCCTCTTTCTTCAGCTGCTGCAAG GGAGGTGGATGTCATAGGCATTTTCAGATATAGAAATACATGGCCACTCTGCATTGAACTTCTCAGAACTGGTAAAATAGATGTGAAGCCTCTCATAACCCACAGGTATAGGTTTACTCAAGAGGGGGTCGAAGAAGCCTTTGAGACCAGTTCTCGCGGTGGAAATGCCATCAAGGTCATGTTCAAACTATAG
- the LOC107788913 gene encoding pentatricopeptide repeat-containing protein At2g22410, mitochondrial-like, with translation MKFSRLFSSTSFLKSSNSISSTKELHCHLIRTEKHTDPFAISDVIRFYSLFPTSLHKALLSFNQIERPTLPIWNYMIRGLCKSDQPISALRMFDKMRQQGFHGNNLTFIFIFKACVQLSDIVLGRAVHVNVLKLGYQSYLYVCNTLIYLYGSCGDLAGARIVFDEMSDGDLVSWNSLICGYSQCNRFREVLSLFGSMQAENVKADAVTLVKVVLACSHIGDIDTVDFVAKYIEDNCVRIDVYLGNTLIDMYGRRGLVFLAEEVFAKMEERNVVSWNAMIMAYAKAGNLMAARELFDKMHNRDVISWTSMITGYCQANRFSEGIALFQEMMAIKVKPDEITVASVLSACAHLGTLDVGKAVHDYVRQHGIKMDIYVGNALVDMYCKCGSVNTALEVFFSMNRKDTVSWTSIISGLAVNGFHDNALQLFSQMLERCKPTHGTFIGVLLACAHAGLVDKGLEYFDSMVKHHGLVPEMKHYGCVVDLLCRSGNLNRAFEFINLMPMAADVVLWRMLLSACKLHGNVVLAEIAANKLLQLDPDNGGNYVLSSSTYATAERWDDAMKLRQLMNDGAVQRPLGWSSIEVNAIV, from the coding sequence ATGAAATTCTCAAGACTTTTTTCGTCTACCTCATTCTTGAAGAGTTCAAATTCCATTTCATCCACCAAAGAACTTCACTGTCACCTTATCAGAACTGAAAAACACACCGACCCTTTTGCTATTTCAGACGTTATCAGATTCTACTCCCTCTTCCCAACATCCCTACACAAAGCCCTTCTCTCTTTTAATCAAATTGAACGACCAACATTGCCAATTTGGAATTACATGATCCGTGGGTTGTGTAAGAGTGATCAACCCATTTCTGCACTCCGCATGTTTGACAAAATGCGTCAACAAGGATTTCATGGCAATAACCtcacttttatttttatcttcaaGGCTTGTGTACAACTTTCGGATATTGTTCTTGGACGGGCAGTTCATGTTAACGTTCTGAAGCTTGGGTACCAGTCTTACTTATATGTGTGTAATACTCTGATTTATCTGTATGGTTCTTGTGGTGATTTAGCTGGAGCTAGAATAGTGTTCGATGAAATGTCTGACGGAGACTTAGTATCATGGAACTCATTGATTTGTGGATACAGTCAATGTAATAGGTTTCGTGAAGTATTGAGTCTTTTTGGTTCAATGCAGGCAGAAAATGTAAAGGCAGATGCGGTGACTTTGGTCAAAGTAGTACTAGCTTGTAGCCATATAGGGGATATTGACACTGTGGATTTTGTGGCAAAGTATATTGAGGATAATTGTGTGAGAATTGATGTCTACTTGGGGAATACATTGATTGATATGTATGGTAGACGTGGATTGGTTTTCTTAGCTGAAGAAGTTTTTGCTAAGATGGAGGAGAGAAATGTTGTTTCGTGGAATGCCATGATCATGGCATATGCTAAAGCAGGGAATTTAATGGCTGCAAGGGAGCTTTTTGATAAGATGCACAACAGGGATGTGATTTCTTGGACTTCTATGATCACGGGATATTGTCAAGCTAATCGATTTTCAGAAGGTATTGCACTTTTCCAAGAGATGATGGCAATTAAGGTTAAGCCTGATGAAATTACAGTCGCTAGCGTACTCTCTGCTTGTGCACATTTAGGTACACTTGATGTGGGTAAGGCAGTGCATGATTACGTTCGTCAGCATGGCATTAAAATGGATATTTACGTAGGGAATGCTTTGGTGGATATGTACTGCAAATGTGGATCTGTTAACACAGCCTTGGAAGTATTCTTTAGCATGAACAGAAAGGACACTGTTTCTTGGACTTCGATAATCTCGGGCCTTGCAGTGAATGGTTTTCATGACAATGCTCTTCAGCTGTTCTCCCAGATGTTAGAACGTTGTAAGCCAACTCATGGTACTTTTATCGGCGTACTACTTGCTTGTGCTCATGCAGGTTTGGTGGATAAAGGTTTGGAATACTTCGATAGTATGGTAAAACATCATGGATTGGTGCCAGAAATGAAGCATTATGGTTGTGTTGTTGATTTGTTGTGCCGCTCTGGTAATTTAAATAGAGcatttgagtttataaatcttaTGCCTATGGCTGCAGATGTGGTTTTGTGGAGAATGTTGCTTAGTGCTTGTAAACTTCATGGTAACGTGGTTCTTGCTGAAATTGCTGCCAACAAACTTCTTCAATTAGATCCTGATAATGGTGGTAATTATGTTCTGTCATCGAGCACTTATGCGACTGCAGAGAGGTGGGATGATGCAATGAAATTAAGGCAATTGATGAATGATGGTGCCGTTCAAAGGCCGTTAGGATGGAGTTCAATTGAAGTAAATGCGATCGTCTAG